A single Methylomonas sp. AM2-LC DNA region contains:
- a CDS encoding type II secretion system protein GspK translates to MHAINKSNQGFALVVVIWILTLLSLMAGSFALSMRRDSSVSVALKKNAEAMAAAESGMELAVFMMQNPDPEQRWLTDGSVYQILRADGSQIRIKVSSEAGKIDINAANEKLLSAVIKSVTNDLWAEQKLLNSILDWRDADDEPRPQGAEKKQYDEAGLPYKPTNSPLQSLEELQMIIGITPEIYNAIQPLLTVYSGQSDVNINEATPEVLQILRSVESGQTQQIPTGSQQTPTTSNSTSTTNTNNTAASTPNSIYAIGVDVVMEDNASASLQAIIKLQTQDATQAAQQVLAWKQNQLLPSLFANGTESQLITIQNEFTINN, encoded by the coding sequence ATGCACGCCATTAATAAATCAAATCAGGGGTTTGCGTTAGTAGTGGTTATCTGGATACTAACCCTGCTCAGCTTAATGGCGGGAAGCTTTGCGCTGAGTATGCGGCGTGATAGTAGTGTCAGTGTGGCTTTGAAAAAAAATGCAGAGGCAATGGCTGCCGCTGAAAGTGGTATGGAATTAGCTGTTTTTATGATGCAAAATCCAGACCCCGAACAACGATGGTTGACTGATGGTTCTGTCTATCAAATTTTGCGCGCCGATGGCTCACAAATCAGAATTAAAGTCAGTTCTGAAGCCGGTAAAATCGATATCAATGCCGCCAATGAAAAACTTTTGTCAGCTGTGATAAAATCAGTAACGAATGATCTTTGGGCTGAACAAAAGCTATTAAATAGTATTCTTGATTGGCGCGATGCAGATGACGAACCTCGACCTCAGGGTGCCGAAAAAAAACAGTACGATGAGGCAGGCTTGCCTTATAAACCGACCAATAGTCCGCTACAATCGTTAGAAGAACTACAAATGATAATAGGAATAACCCCAGAAATTTACAATGCCATACAACCGTTGTTAACTGTTTACTCTGGACAAAGCGATGTCAATATAAACGAGGCTACCCCAGAAGTATTACAGATACTGCGTAGTGTAGAATCGGGTCAAACGCAACAGATACCCACAGGCTCTCAGCAAACACCTACTACTTCAAATTCTACTTCTACAACGAATACCAATAATACGGCTGCCAGCACTCCTAATAGTATTTATGCTATTGGTGTTGACGTAGTAATGGAAGATAATGCATCTGCCTCATTGCAAGCTATAATTAAATTACAGACTCAAGATGCAACGCAAGCTGCTCAACAAGTATTGGCATGGAAACAGAATCAGTTGCTTCCTTCGTTATTTGCTAATGGCACGGAATCCCAGTTAATAACCATTCAAAATGAATTTACAATCAACAATTGA
- a CDS encoding PilN domain-containing protein codes for MNLQSTIDLDIKGFYRWWLKELAFLVPKKVKQLISDRTGSLIFTAGNDGFTVCFLREDNPQHKVFEVKIEDNAAYQNLLNQYADIDKADFILRLSDAQAMAKFVYLPEAAQENLQQVVGFELDRYTPFKREQVYYTAVSLGKTGFGQIQVLLVLTPQAILDDLLAQLNSWGVQPGRIEFASIQSTYPQTEGVYNLLPERYQPSSNPFEKSIHWLLNGVMLILLIAVMVYPVWQEQQAVDYLKAQIKALEKDTRLVDQQQLEIDAQRDETQKLISIKTQTPELVPVLNELTHLLKNDTWLSNLQYSEKHMQITGQSPSASSLIGVLEASPYFSKVSFVSPLTQDKVTGFERFQISMDVSSGVEANAAPTSSGAAGNESSKSFSLPEDQP; via the coding sequence ATGAATTTACAATCAACAATTGATTTAGACATTAAAGGCTTTTATCGGTGGTGGCTTAAGGAGCTTGCGTTCCTGGTACCCAAAAAAGTCAAACAATTAATCAGCGACAGAACGGGTAGTTTAATTTTTACTGCCGGTAATGACGGCTTTACAGTGTGTTTTCTGCGCGAAGATAACCCGCAGCATAAAGTATTTGAGGTCAAAATTGAGGATAATGCAGCATATCAAAATCTGCTAAATCAATATGCCGATATCGACAAAGCCGATTTTATTCTGCGTTTGAGCGATGCACAGGCCATGGCAAAGTTTGTGTATTTGCCGGAAGCCGCGCAGGAAAATCTACAACAGGTGGTGGGTTTTGAACTTGACCGCTATACACCCTTTAAAAGAGAACAGGTGTATTACACGGCTGTTTCCCTGGGCAAAACCGGTTTTGGGCAAATTCAAGTGTTACTGGTGTTAACGCCGCAAGCCATACTGGACGATTTACTCGCGCAACTCAATAGCTGGGGTGTACAACCGGGCCGAATAGAATTTGCATCCATACAAAGCACGTATCCGCAAACAGAGGGTGTCTATAATCTGTTGCCAGAACGATACCAACCCAGCTCAAACCCGTTTGAAAAATCCATACATTGGCTATTAAATGGGGTAATGCTGATATTGTTGATAGCGGTCATGGTGTATCCTGTCTGGCAAGAACAGCAGGCGGTGGATTATCTAAAAGCACAAATCAAAGCATTGGAAAAAGACACGCGTCTGGTTGATCAGCAACAATTAGAAATTGATGCCCAGCGCGATGAAACGCAAAAACTGATCAGCATTAAAACGCAAACGCCCGAATTGGTGCCGGTGTTAAATGAGTTGACGCATTTATTAAAGAACGATACCTGGTTGAGTAATTTGCAATACTCAGAAAAGCATATGCAAATTACCGGGCAGTCACCTTCCGCCTCATCCTTGATCGGGGTATTGGAAGCCTCGCCGTATTTCAGTAAAGTCAGTTTTGTGTCACCGCTGACGCAAGATAAAGTAACCGGATTTGAGCGTTTTCAGATTAGTATGGATGTTAGCTCTGGGGTAGAAGCCAATGCAGCACCTACCAGCTCAGGAGCGGCAGGGAACGAGTCGTCCAAATCTTTTTCCTTACCTGAGGATCAGCCATGA
- the gspM gene encoding type II secretion system protein GspM has translation MNLVRYHKWLAVGLLVMLLTTIFLVLILPLISSGLEYRDQKTDLLFRLQRQQKIAARKDSVAQNLETIKNQFQEQGYFSNRSTEALASADLQEIAKTAVTDAGGQLTSTQGLPGKMENGFNRVAVRVRMTANTETLRNVLHTFAISVPILIVDQLDITPIRGNGRSRPVGNKNDANSNSQLNVSFQVVSFMRSAAP, from the coding sequence ATGAATCTGGTGCGCTATCATAAATGGTTAGCCGTTGGCTTATTAGTGATGTTACTCACTACGATATTTTTAGTGTTGATTTTGCCCTTAATCAGCAGTGGTTTAGAGTATCGGGATCAAAAAACGGATTTGTTGTTTCGCTTACAACGCCAGCAAAAAATTGCCGCACGTAAAGACAGCGTGGCGCAAAATCTGGAAACCATCAAAAACCAATTTCAAGAACAGGGCTATTTTAGTAACCGTTCAACTGAAGCATTGGCTTCAGCTGACTTACAAGAAATTGCAAAAACCGCCGTCACCGATGCCGGCGGACAATTAACCAGTACCCAGGGATTGCCTGGAAAAATGGAAAACGGTTTTAATCGCGTGGCTGTGCGGGTGCGCATGACAGCCAATACCGAAACCTTGCGTAACGTATTACATACTTTTGCAATTTCGGTGCCTATTTTAATTGTTGATCAACTCGACATTACCCCCATACGTGGTAATGGTCGCAGTCGGCCAGTAGGCAACAAAAATGACGCCAATTCTAACTCCCAACTCAATGTGAGTTTTCAGGTGGTCAGTTTTATGCGGAGTGCAGCACCATGA
- the gspD gene encoding type II secretion system secretin GspD, giving the protein MKRIKLPLLTLALSMAGCEFIGPQMQTKLPLPQLAPAQEDTVILPQDTKLDDSKKTTKVEVFPATDANNQVGHSFSTDVDKSGEVNREAKGGKGEYSLNFDDADLGEVAKVILSDILGKNYTLSPQVTGKVTLQTTKPLTKEELLPALDMLLSVNNAAMVNQNGLYVIKPSTEALYSTTMNGMGGAGYQLRVIPIRNVAANEIAEIIKPLLPEKSLLQVDDKRNILLVAGSGSELKRVLELINIFDVDVMKGNSFALITPAHADAGVIIDELEQIFNNATPTKPSSGGKKEKEKDKEGGAASAGGAASPSGSFYRFIEIDRLNAILAVTHRPQDLTEIETWVRRLDKTNSEGKGGVNVYRVQHHPAMALANTLNVIFGNRQQNTQTSIASGRSSMSGSNSSGMLGSNSSGIGGSNSLQSGSSSGGLSGSSSGMSGGLGSFGSSSSMGNNNTLGGISSGGGGISGGQQALLPNVKIIADESNNALIIVGNAQEYATVSKVLKQLDVLPMQVLIDATIAEVKLTNDLQYGIEWFLTHGHNTASGGSGAEATTTAITTLASGVATGGFSYIFNSKNIMAVLQAQATYNNVNVISSPSLMVLNNGEATILVGDSVPIQTGTVTSSIGGSSTTNSYTDTGVSLGIKPRVNANGLVLMDIMQSVNAANSTNTSTINSPTISKRQIQTNVAVQSGETVVLGGMIQETNTNNTDGVPWLHEIPYLGSLFGGTTRDKVKSELVILLTPRVMKSRQDAQDVTEEFKRKLTGIYDDRRIPAMMPETTQQ; this is encoded by the coding sequence ATGAAAAGAATTAAATTACCCCTGTTGACACTGGCGTTGTCGATGGCTGGTTGCGAATTCATTGGTCCGCAGATGCAAACAAAATTGCCGCTGCCACAATTAGCTCCTGCCCAAGAAGACACTGTTATCCTGCCGCAGGATACCAAACTGGATGACAGCAAGAAAACCACAAAGGTCGAGGTTTTTCCGGCAACTGACGCTAATAATCAAGTTGGACATTCTTTCTCTACAGATGTAGATAAATCGGGTGAAGTTAACCGGGAAGCAAAAGGGGGAAAAGGCGAATACAGTTTAAATTTTGATGATGCCGATCTGGGCGAGGTGGCCAAAGTCATACTCAGCGACATACTCGGTAAAAACTATACGCTTAGTCCGCAAGTCACTGGCAAAGTCACCTTGCAAACCACTAAGCCCTTAACCAAAGAAGAATTATTACCGGCACTCGATATGTTGTTGAGTGTCAATAATGCCGCAATGGTTAATCAAAACGGCTTGTACGTCATTAAACCGTCGACTGAAGCCTTGTACAGTACCACCATGAATGGTATGGGCGGTGCTGGTTATCAATTACGTGTCATCCCCATTAGAAATGTGGCTGCCAATGAAATTGCCGAAATTATAAAACCGCTATTGCCTGAAAAGTCCTTGCTGCAAGTGGATGATAAAAGAAATATTCTGTTAGTGGCAGGTTCCGGCTCAGAGTTAAAACGGGTACTGGAATTAATCAATATTTTTGATGTAGATGTCATGAAAGGCAATTCCTTTGCCTTAATCACCCCTGCACATGCCGATGCTGGTGTCATCATTGATGAACTGGAGCAGATCTTTAATAACGCCACCCCCACAAAACCCAGCTCTGGCGGTAAAAAAGAAAAAGAAAAAGACAAAGAAGGTGGTGCGGCATCTGCCGGCGGCGCAGCCAGCCCCAGCGGCAGCTTTTATCGCTTCATTGAAATTGATCGTTTAAATGCAATTTTGGCAGTCACACACCGTCCACAGGATTTAACCGAAATTGAAACCTGGGTAAGGCGTCTGGATAAAACCAATAGCGAAGGTAAAGGCGGCGTAAATGTCTACCGCGTACAACACCATCCAGCCATGGCATTAGCAAATACCTTAAATGTTATTTTCGGTAACCGCCAGCAAAATACACAAACCTCTATCGCATCCGGACGTTCATCCATGTCAGGAAGCAACAGCAGCGGCATGCTGGGTAGTAATTCCAGTGGTATCGGTGGCAGCAACAGCTTGCAGTCTGGCTCTTCCAGTGGAGGATTGTCAGGTTCAAGTAGCGGCATGTCAGGTGGCCTGGGTAGTTTCGGTTCCAGTAGTAGTATGGGTAACAACAATACTTTGGGCGGCATTAGTTCCGGTGGCGGTGGTATCAGTGGTGGACAACAGGCTTTGTTACCCAATGTAAAAATTATTGCCGACGAAAGTAATAATGCCCTGATTATTGTCGGCAATGCCCAGGAATATGCCACAGTGTCCAAGGTCTTAAAACAGCTGGATGTTTTACCCATGCAGGTGTTAATCGATGCGACTATTGCCGAAGTTAAATTAACTAATGATTTACAATACGGTATAGAATGGTTTTTAACACACGGTCATAATACCGCTAGTGGCGGTAGTGGCGCTGAAGCCACCACTACAGCGATTACTACCTTGGCCAGTGGCGTTGCCACAGGTGGTTTTTCTTATATCTTTAATTCCAAAAATATCATGGCTGTGTTACAGGCACAAGCCACCTATAACAATGTCAACGTCATTTCTTCGCCGTCTTTAATGGTGTTAAACAATGGTGAAGCCACTATTTTGGTGGGTGATTCAGTGCCGATACAAACTGGTACGGTAACCAGTTCCATTGGCGGTAGTAGTACCACCAACTCTTATACCGATACTGGTGTTAGCTTGGGCATTAAACCAAGAGTAAATGCCAATGGTCTGGTATTAATGGATATTATGCAGAGCGTCAACGCGGCCAATTCCACCAATACCTCAACCATCAATTCCCCCACTATCTCCAAACGGCAAATTCAGACCAATGTTGCCGTACAAAGTGGTGAAACTGTGGTGCTGGGGGGCATGATTCAAGAAACCAATACCAATAATACCGATGGCGTGCCATGGTTGCACGAAATCCCTTATCTAGGTTCGCTGTTTGGCGGCACCACCCGCGATAAAGTAAAGTCTGAACTGGTTATTTTATTAACACCGCGCGTTATGAAAAGTCGTCAGGATGCTCAGGATGTGACCGAAGAGTTTAAACGTAAACTGACCGGCATATACGACGACAGACGCATCCCTGCTATGATGCCAGAAACCACGCAACAATAA